One Streptomyces sp. NBC_00554 DNA segment encodes these proteins:
- a CDS encoding sensor histidine kinase: MTPGPRIPWRKSLLVRLLLTSMTIAVLSVGATAWLAVQTTTRAIQEERGQVLSDDTDILRRLSGFAATHAEWKGVQTSVRSLSRTTGRRIALTTETGRTIADSAAPKTALPARASATIDPLTTDTYTEPGAQLAGLDPRVVGPYLLSPIERAKVRTVAEKCMHMYGLQGSLRQLPSGRTVVVADAGDGSPTRDCPGDMLDAPTPTEQKALSELNALAGPCFAQGRDEALQPWMDFVPGSPAGDAVRRSSGRQQAPTCVENARRTQLDPYVAPRARLYLGNLGGQPAGFDLSPANKTKIIGVTALVLAVTVAMTAVVATRLVRPLRALTAAAQQPPHQHTRVAVTTKDETGYLAAAFNDLTARREQLEAERKAMVSDIAHELRTPLTNIRGWLEVTRDGLLAPDPEIIASLHDEALLLQHIIDDLSDLAAADAGTLKLHRRPMPADELLTQAVSAHSTRAETSGIHLRTHTDPGLWLNADPVRMRQALGNLISNALRHTPAGGTVTLTARQSGDLAVLTVEDTGNGIAPEELPHVFERFWRAEKSRSRHTGGSGLGLSIVRHFVEAHEGTITADSEPGNGAVFTIRLPRDRRPDDPTP, translated from the coding sequence ATGACGCCCGGTCCCCGCATCCCCTGGCGCAAAAGCCTGTTGGTACGGCTCCTCCTCACCTCCATGACCATCGCCGTACTCTCCGTGGGCGCCACCGCCTGGCTGGCCGTACAGACCACCACACGGGCCATCCAGGAGGAACGCGGCCAGGTGCTCTCCGACGACACCGACATCCTCCGCCGGCTCAGCGGCTTCGCCGCGACGCACGCCGAGTGGAAGGGCGTACAGACCTCGGTGCGCTCGCTCTCCCGCACCACGGGACGGCGTATCGCCCTGACGACCGAGACCGGCCGCACCATCGCCGACTCCGCCGCCCCCAAGACCGCCCTGCCCGCCCGCGCCTCGGCCACCATCGACCCGCTGACCACCGACACGTACACCGAGCCGGGGGCCCAACTCGCCGGACTCGACCCGCGGGTGGTGGGACCGTACCTGCTCTCCCCGATCGAACGGGCGAAGGTGAGGACGGTCGCCGAGAAGTGCATGCACATGTACGGGCTCCAAGGCAGCCTCCGACAGCTTCCCAGCGGCCGTACGGTGGTCGTCGCCGACGCCGGCGACGGATCCCCGACGCGGGACTGCCCCGGGGACATGCTCGACGCGCCCACGCCCACGGAGCAGAAGGCGCTGAGCGAACTCAACGCTCTGGCCGGGCCCTGCTTCGCCCAGGGGCGGGACGAGGCCCTCCAACCGTGGATGGACTTCGTTCCCGGCTCGCCGGCGGGTGACGCGGTCCGCCGTTCCAGCGGCAGACAGCAGGCGCCGACCTGTGTCGAGAACGCGCGCCGCACCCAGCTCGACCCCTACGTCGCCCCGAGGGCCAGGCTCTACCTGGGCAACCTGGGCGGGCAGCCCGCGGGTTTCGACCTCTCCCCCGCCAACAAAACCAAGATCATCGGTGTCACGGCGCTGGTCCTGGCCGTCACCGTCGCCATGACCGCCGTGGTCGCGACCCGTCTCGTCCGTCCCCTGCGAGCCCTGACGGCCGCGGCCCAGCAGCCGCCGCACCAGCACACCCGCGTCGCCGTCACCACCAAGGACGAGACCGGCTATCTGGCCGCCGCCTTCAACGACCTCACCGCGCGCCGCGAACAACTGGAAGCCGAGCGCAAGGCCATGGTCAGCGACATCGCCCACGAGTTGCGGACCCCGCTGACCAACATCCGCGGCTGGCTGGAGGTCACCCGCGACGGGCTGCTCGCCCCGGACCCGGAGATCATCGCCTCCCTGCACGACGAGGCACTGCTCCTGCAGCACATCATCGACGACCTGAGCGACCTCGCCGCGGCCGACGCCGGCACCCTGAAACTGCACCGCCGGCCCATGCCCGCGGACGAACTCCTCACCCAGGCGGTGTCGGCCCACAGCACCCGCGCCGAAACCTCCGGCATCCACCTGCGCACACACACCGACCCCGGCCTCTGGCTGAACGCCGACCCGGTGAGGATGCGCCAGGCCCTGGGCAACCTCATCTCCAACGCGCTCCGGCACACCCCCGCGGGCGGCACGGTCACGCTCACCGCCCGACAGAGCGGCGACCTGGCCGTCCTCACCGTGGAGGACACGGGCAACGGCATCGCACCCGAAGAACTGCCCCATGTCTTCGAGCGCTTCTGGCGGGCCGAGAAGTCCCGCAGCAGGCACACCGGCGGCAGCGGCCTCGGCCTGTCCATCGTCCGCCACTTCGTGGAGGCACACGAAGGAACCATCACCGCCGACAGCGAGCCCGGCAACGGGGCGGTCTTCACCATCCGGCTCCCTCGCGACAGGCGACCGGACGACCCGACCCCATGA
- a CDS encoding Na+/H+ antiporter: MHILPLLLLVAGSAACAAAARRTPVPAPLLLVTVGLVISYVPGVPAYELDPDIVLPLLLPPLLYTAATDSSYLDLRAQLRPVALLSVGYVLFATLAVGWAIYLIVPSLPLTAALVLGAVVAPPDAVAATAVARRVGLPSRITTILQGESLVNDATAITAFKVALAAAVGEGATWAEGIGEFLLAAVGGVAVGLLLMVPLHWLRTHLKEALLQNTLSLLIPFVAYGVAEQVHASGVLAVVVVALYLGHRAWEVDFATRLQEEAVWKMVAFVLESAVFALIGLQLPVVLEKLGAYEGVDAAWYAVALFLVVVVTRFVWVYPATFLPRIFSARIRKREDNPTWKGPFVIAWAGMRGVVSLAIAFSIPLTIDGGEDFPDRNLILFLTFTTVIGTLVVQGLTLPPLIRLLKLPGRDVQTETLAEANAQAQASRAAEKRLDELLEDERNALPPPLADRLRTVLERRRNAVWERLGAVNPLTGETADDTYRRLSGEMIDAERAVFVRLRDLRFIDDEMLRTLLRRLDLEEAAAYRETT; encoded by the coding sequence ATGCACATTTTGCCACTGCTTCTGCTGGTCGCCGGGAGCGCCGCCTGCGCCGCGGCAGCCCGCCGCACGCCGGTCCCGGCACCGCTGCTGCTCGTCACGGTGGGCCTGGTGATCTCGTACGTCCCCGGAGTGCCCGCGTACGAACTCGACCCCGACATCGTGCTCCCGCTGCTGCTGCCCCCGCTGCTGTACACGGCGGCCACCGACAGCTCGTACCTCGATCTGCGGGCGCAACTGCGCCCCGTCGCGCTGTTGTCGGTCGGCTATGTCCTCTTCGCGACGCTGGCCGTCGGCTGGGCCATCTATCTGATCGTGCCGAGCCTGCCGCTGACCGCGGCGCTGGTGCTTGGAGCGGTGGTGGCGCCGCCGGACGCGGTCGCGGCCACGGCGGTGGCGCGCCGGGTGGGGCTGCCCTCGCGGATCACCACGATCCTTCAGGGCGAGTCCCTGGTGAACGACGCGACCGCGATCACCGCCTTCAAGGTGGCGCTCGCCGCGGCGGTCGGCGAGGGCGCGACCTGGGCAGAGGGAATCGGCGAGTTCCTGCTCGCGGCGGTCGGCGGCGTCGCCGTCGGGCTGCTCCTGATGGTGCCGCTCCACTGGCTGCGCACCCACCTGAAGGAAGCACTTCTCCAGAACACCCTCTCCTTGCTGATCCCCTTCGTCGCGTACGGGGTCGCCGAGCAGGTGCACGCCTCCGGGGTGCTCGCCGTGGTCGTCGTCGCCCTCTACCTCGGACACCGCGCCTGGGAGGTCGATTTCGCCACCCGGCTCCAGGAGGAGGCGGTGTGGAAGATGGTCGCCTTCGTCCTGGAGTCCGCGGTGTTCGCCCTCATTGGCCTGCAACTGCCGGTCGTCCTGGAGAAGCTTGGGGCGTACGAGGGTGTCGACGCCGCCTGGTACGCGGTGGCCCTCTTCCTCGTCGTGGTCGTGACCCGGTTCGTGTGGGTGTATCCCGCGACCTTCCTGCCACGTATTTTTTCAGCACGTATTCGCAAGCGTGAGGACAACCCCACCTGGAAGGGCCCGTTCGTGATCGCCTGGGCCGGGATGCGGGGCGTGGTCTCGCTCGCCATCGCCTTCTCGATCCCGCTGACCATTGATGGCGGCGAAGACTTTCCCGATCGCAATCTGATCCTCTTCCTGACCTTCACGACGGTCATCGGGACGCTCGTCGTGCAGGGGCTGACGCTGCCTCCGCTGATCCGCCTCCTGAAGCTGCCGGGGCGCGATGTGCAGACCGAGACGCTCGCCGAGGCCAACGCCCAGGCGCAGGCCTCCAGGGCCGCCGAGAAGCGCCTCGACGAGCTCCTCGAAGACGAACGCAACGCCCTGCCCCCACCACTCGCCGACCGCCTCCGCACGGTCCTGGAGCGCCGCCGCAACGCTGTCTGGGAACGCCTCGGCGCGGTGAACCCGTTGACCGGCGAAACCGCCGACGACACCTACCGCCGGCTGTCGGGCGAGATGATCGACGCCGAGCGCGCGGTCTTCGTACGGCTGCGCGACCTCCGCTTCATCGACGACGAGATGCTGCGGACGCTGCTGCGCAGGCTGGACCTGGAGGAGGCGGCGGCGTACCGGGAGACGACGTGA